In Oryza sativa Japonica Group chromosome 11, ASM3414082v1, the following are encoded in one genomic region:
- the LOC4349628 gene encoding uncharacterized protein, with translation MATVTPGVLLKLLQAMHTDDRVAGDHRSPVLQVTAVVPALTASTADSLWPSNGFLLQLSDGLHSTYVQPSSADADALVSARPQLVGHLVHLDRLRFARPVPRAVGIRPVPSSRSVSFVGNPEPLVARPAACSRGYVIQPGSHSDSAPPLMPSSSGNAVQSDATDAVKRIVLAPKSVSEAAPPPAVSAAKRRFSSPAPSKQRDPSPSVKGGASRPSSPSVKGASRASSPAVRGTPRATSPAPSKCVVPSLVSAKEENRRTAREPAIIVPSRYRQPSPVGGRRGAASPAPGGRRASLSPSSRRLSGEGSSKKKVGVLVAGISKMTDLTNGSAVKPGRKSWDNTSIAAAAGSVMKSKVKVDKSTILRTQEAMARRLSDVTTELSSNDDDSSVDEKPKPRKKIESPAVKTKAMAPKIMLHDPKWTDGSIPLDGVSDVLSKMGKEATERRDAAAIAAADALQEALITESVIRNLSKFSELTSASKTSNPLPTVDIFLAVYEDTLKWKKIAESISTNRTETASWENSATHWVEAALATDLEVLKLMNKAPESLSRKRGADKPKAPSVVEAPRTTISKRQSHGTSAKVQSKVLPTSTASCAWNKTQGVNETAELATTLCREMHTWFLKFVDEAMDLGFHLFEDQNVASRGKQSSHITMVLSQFKKISDWLDGVGKIAEEATTKDKVEQLKCKIYGFVINHMGSAFDSSVSISSRN, from the exons ATGGCCACGGTCACGCCGGGGGTGCTGCTCAAGCTGCTGCAGGCGATGCACACCGACgaccgcgtcgccggcgaccaccgctcCCCCGTCCTCCAGGTCACGGCCGTAGTCCCCGCCctcaccgcctccaccgccgactCCCTCTGGCCCTCCAAcggcttcctcctccagctctccgaCGGCCTCCACTCCACCTACGTCCAGCCAtcctccgccgacgccgacgccctcGTCTCCGCGCGCCCGCAACTCGTCGGCCACCTCGTCCACCTCGAccgcctccgcttcgcccgcccgGTGCCCCGCGCCGTCGGGATCCGCCCCGTCCCGTCCTCCCGCAGCGTCTCCTTCGTAGGAAACCCGGAGCCGCTCGTCGCCCGccccgccgcgtgctcccgcgGCTACGTCATCCAGCCCGGGTCCCACTCCgactccgcgccgccgctcatGCCATCCAGTTCCGGCAATGCGGTGCAGTCCGATGCAACGGATGCCGTCAAGAGGATTGTTCTCGCGCCCAAGAGCGTCTCcgaggccgcgccgccgcccgccgtttcAGCCGCCAAGAGGCGGTTCTCGTCTCCGGCGCCGTCCAAGCAGCGAGATCCGTCGCCTTCGGTCAAGGGCGGCGCGTCACGGCCTTCGTCGCCCTCGGTGAAGGGCGCTTCCCGAGCGTCCTCACCTGCGGTCAGGGGCACGCCCAGGGCGACGTCACCAGCGCCTTCCAAATGCGTGGTGCCCAGCCTTGTTTCGGCCAAGGAGGAGAATCGCCGCACGGCGAGGGAGCCAGCGATTATCGTGCCATCGAGGTACAGGCAGCCGTCACCGgtaggagggaggagaggggcggcGTCGCCCGCACCCGGTGGGAGGCGCGCGTCACTGTCTCCTAGCTCCCGGAGGCTGTCCGGGGAAGGTAGCAGCAAGAAGAAGGTCGGGGTGTTGGTGGCTGGTATCTCCAAGATGACGGATTTGACGAATGGGTCGGCTGTTAAGCCGGGGAGGAAGAGCTGGGACAATACCTCAATCGCAGCAGCGGCTGGCTCTGTGATGAAATCGAAGGTCAAGGTGGATAAGAGTACTATTCTGAGGACACAG GAAGCAATGGCAAGACGACTGAGTGATGTTACAACAGAACTATCCAGTAACGATGATGATTCATCTGTAGATGAGAAGCCAAAGCCACGGAAGAAGATAGAGTCACCTGCAGTAAAGACGAAAGCAATGGCTCCAAAAATTATGCTTCATGATCCTAAATGGACCGATGGAAGCATTCCATTGGATGGAGTTTCTGATGTGCTTTCAAAGATGGGAAAG GAAGCCACTGAACGAAGAGACGCAGCAGCAATTGCTGCAGCTGATGCTCTCCAGGAGGCATTAATCACTGAATCCGTAATCAGGAACCTAAG TAAATTTTCTGAACTTACTTCAGCATCGAAGACCTCCAATCCCCTTCCAACAGTTGATATCTTCCTTGCTGTCTATGAGGATACTCTCAAATGGAAGAAAATTGCTGAGTCTATATCCACCAATAGAACTGAAACTGCATCATGGGAGAATTCAGCTACTCATTGGGTTGAAGCAGCATTGGCAACTGATCTTGAAGTCCTAAAGTTGATGAATAAGGCACCTGAATCGCTCTCTCGGAAAAGGGGTGCTGATAAGCCAAAGGCTCCCTCGGTGGTAGAAGCTCCAAGAACAACCATATCCAAGAGGCAATCACATGGGACTTCTGCAAAGGTCCAGTCAAAGGTCTTACCGACCTCTACAGCGAGCTGCGCATGGAACAAAACTCAGGGCGTGAATGAGACGGCTGAGCTTGCCACGACCTTGTGCCGTGAGATGCATACGTGGTTCCTGAAATTTGTGGACGAGGCAATGGATTTGGGTTTCCACCTTTTTGAAGATCAGAATGTTGCAAGTAGGGGAAAGCAGAGCAGCCACATAACAATGGTACTGTCCCAGTTCAAGAAGATCAGTGACTGGTTGGATGGAGTAGGCAAGATTGCAGAAGAGGCTACAACTAAGGATAAGGTTGAGCAGTTGAAGTGCAAGATTTACGGGTTCGTCATCAATCACATGGGATCTGCATTTGATAGCTCGGTCTCGATTTCATCAAGGAATTGA